The following is a genomic window from Xenopus laevis strain J_2021 chromosome 2L, Xenopus_laevis_v10.1, whole genome shotgun sequence.
GACTTTTTTGCAGAAGGGAATAATGTTAGGATGTGGTaacaaaccatttaaaaaaaatagaaaattataataaaatctaatctgtaaaaaaaataaaaaagcctgctaaagctttttttttaatttacagttaTGATTGACAATATACAATTCTCTGTATAAAGTATTCCAGCTCTGCATTTATACATGTTGTAAGAGATGTGGTTGAAAAGGGCACGattttgtgtatatttcaccaCTGGTGATgagaaaactccagggaaaatatGTATGTTGCTACAAGTGTGGCTGTATTTATTTTGAcagtttaagctggccatatacgcaAAGATATGATCTTACGaaccgaggattcgtacgattttcagaccgtgtgtggagagtaccgagatttttcgtccggcggagatcggtcgtttggtagatcggacaggttaaaagatttctgtcggctgccaataatatctctgcatgtattgtcgatcgtacgattttcagatggAGACTGTCAGCTTTAGTCGGActtaactttcgtacaattgctgtcaggggcagaacatcggctgatctgttcttttgtactttatttgatcggaatggttagtggcaggttgggagatggggaagtctgattcgtacgattggatctttgcgtctgtggccagctttaggaaaaGCTTAATAAATAGATCCCTGGAGTGAATGAAGGAGAGCAGGGTGGGACCTCCATTACATACTCCATTTAGGGTAAGCgaacacggtcagattcggggggggggtttagttcgcccggcgacaaatctcctcttctttgggaggGGGgcgatctccccaaactgccttcccctaccttcccatcggctataatgaaaaatcaccagcgatttcctcatgaggcaacttcggaaaactaagcgccgtGAGTCCCATCCCGCtgacgatttttcattatagccggcgggaaggcagtttggggagattgtcgccctgaagttGAGTGAGAGTCTAAACAGAGCATTCTGGGACGTGCAGTGTACAACAATGTGGGTATTGGGACTGCTAATCCTATGTGAGGTAAGTGTACTGAATCTGTTGATTTTGTTTCTTATAAAAGCAAGCCAAGCTGCATTGAACTTTTAAAAGTGGTGTCATACTCCATTCACAATGTATATACTGCATGTATGGAgcatagggatgcactgaatcctgaatttcatgattcagctgaatccaaacctttttcagcaggacccAGCCAATTCCAAATGCCTGGTTGAACCGAATCAcatgattaaaggagaaacaaaccctttaccaaaaaaaccctacccacaccccacatagaccccccagcctagctgctcctaatgcccctaactttttacttacccctcagtgcacagtaacagcatcggagttcaccgcagccatctttgGTAAGCTGAGATGGAGACCGGCGAAGCGGCGCATGTGCATATGGAGAAATTTACCGGTTTGAGACAACTGCGAATGCGGCGAAATGGACAGAGGGAATTGGACGGAAACTCTGATGCTGTAACTCTGCACCAAGGGgttagtaaaaagttaggggcatttccccgggggggcagctaggctgggtgggAGGAAGGTCTACGttgggtgggggtagggttttttttgtaaagggtttgtttctcctttaaggggatccATTTTTATCCACATGCTGACATGCGTGGACTTTCTTTCCACCCTTGCGTTTGCTAATTTGTATATGCTTATATGGAGAatatggattcggtgcatcacccATACTGGCCGGTTATATCACTTCTGTGTGCTTCATTAGAAGGTTTATCAATGAAAACCACTGTAATATTAAGCAACACTTACTGTAGAAAAGCAGGTTTATATGTATAAACAGAACTAATGCTCAGGTTATAGATGAATGGTAGGTGCTTGCTGATGTCTGTTGTCGCCCAGTTACTGAAGAAGCTATTCAGTAGGCCTTGGTCACCTCCTTAAGGACAAATcaacagaaagaaaatgtaactaaACCAAAGACAGGTCATTTCAATGTACAGCATGATATGGGTTATGGTGCATAATGTTCAGTGATCAGCAGTGTTATAAACCCCTTCTGGATGGCACAGGTCGACTGATCAGAAAAGCTTTTAAAGCCTCTATGAGAGGAGTACAATGTATCAACATATTAAGCTGCCATACAGCAAAGCTCtgtagctattattattattttgaaaatctttcttttatttttacaaggaACATTTATTTCATATGAGGCTTGCTACACAGGAAACAGTAAAGCATAGTTACAGCCAGGTATGAGCAGCATCAACTCGGATTAGACACTTGTTTTTTgattcttgtgactctttccagctttctaatggagGTCGCTAACCCCGTCTGAAATTGCTCTGCAatactgcaaatgtattgttattgctactttttgttactcatctttctattcaggcctctcatattcatattcgagtcttttatttaaatcaatgcatggttgccaggataatatggaccctagcaaccagattgttgaaaccaCAACCCGGCGACAAAACTCACGAGACAAGTCAGATGGAGTCGCACGCgtcaaaatataattggactgaatgaaaagtcggaagtaacaactacacggtccgactgtcagatgaaaacgCTGCTTTCTGCGTACACATCCGATAGTCATGTCGCATCGGATGTAATGTCGTTTTTActtgcgacttttcattcagtccaattagaatcttgacgcCTGCGTCTCCATCCGACTTTTCATTCGTTTTTTCGCCGGGCGTAGATCCGATGAAAAACgctcgtggagttctacccttacacTTACCATCAAAGCTGCCATGTATTTCCGCAAATTGGAGAAGTTTGTGAAATGTCTCCAGGCTTGGTCTAAAGACAAATACACCACTGTTGAAGCAATCTGGCCAGCCAGAATCAGGAGCAGCTGAAAACTCATCCCGATCAAACAGTTCGTCGATGTTGCAAAGGACCTTGAAGCAGAACAGTTTCCAGTTTTAAatctaaaacataaataattggCAAAGCAAACAAGTATCTTGAGTTTCAACACAGTTACAGGAACTAACTTTGAGAGAGTATAAACTTGGTAGGTTTTATTAtaaaaagcatacctcccaacattttggaagtaaaaagagggaccaaaattttttttcgcatGTAGAACAGCAAaatgtttgaccacacccctttctgtggccacaccccctaattaccatgttcattttacaaaatttggcaggttatgaaagtttgaaaatatttctcctcatctaaactgtttttttgtgtctcaaaattgttacaaagtatcttatttgcacctgttagctgttctgggctctctgctaaaagccaataaagtgagaaactttgtttctttttctggctgttcagtgcagagaaaagagggacttttcagtacaaatgagggactgcgggttgagctgtcaaaagagggactgtccctctgaaaaagggacagttgggaggtatgtaaaaagGACCATTAAAAGAAACCTGGTGttgatttgcttaaaggaacagtaacgccaaaaaatttaagtgtgttaaaggaatgacaatatactgtactgttgctctgcactggtaaaattagtgtgtttgctttagaaactcaactatagtttatataaacaagctgttgtgtggCCATGGGTGCAGTCATTTAAGCaaaggttacacagtagataacagataagttctgaagaatcccactgtACGTAGCTTAACTtttatctgctgagtatcctgtgccttttctccctttttacagcttgaatgactgcctccatagctacacagcagcttgtttatataaactatagacacgtttctgaagcaaaaacaccctacataccagtgcagcacaacagtatattatatagtcTTTACtttaaaaacctaaattttttggtgttattgttcctttaaaggagaactaaagtctaactaaagaagaaggctagaaatgttatgtgttgggcttctgtaccagcccaaggcaaccacagccctttagcagtaaagatctgtgtatccaaagatgccccagtagctccccattttctgttctgcgattcactgcacatgctctgattcactgcacatgtaatacagataattactacatggcagtacagaaaccaattagcatcagaatttaataatcagcccagtagcatcagcttatattacaggcaaacctcattttctgcttgataatttgtgactagggttgccacccggctggtattttaccggcctagcctgcCATTGCACGTGTTACTCCGCCCCGTTTTGTGGCACTGTGTGTGTCTCCACCCCTTTTTGCGGCACAGACCGCCCCCTTTTGTTTCTGTCCCCACCGGCCggaatttatttttagaaaaggtggcaaccctatttgtgacgacccctaagattagtttctcaacagctgctcagagcccactgagcatgtgagtgtcgcagatactttccaagatggtgccgtcctgtgacaagtttgaagttctggatcattgctgctattgacaagctgaaactttaggctggtgcaataagttctgcatataaaatgtggcatttttagccatattcatttttagggtttagttcttctttaaggataCATCTTTGGTAGGGCATTTGTTATTTTAGAGCAGGTGCCTGAAGAAATCTGCACTAGGTCCCTAAATGAAACATGGCAATTGGGCTAACCCTCTATGGTACCATACAAACTGGCCCTATTAGTGGCCACAATTCCTTCTGCTGCTGCTTTTCTAAATTTACTGTTCTGTTGAACTATGCACCGACTGATAGGATGCACTGATAATTTTACATTATCacaaacaaatatatgtatacagaGGAATATGTGTCCCCCATATTTAGCATTGCTTATAAAAACAGCAATGAGTGTAGATCTACTTACAATTGTGTCAGCATCCATGTAAACACACTTGGTATACCGAGTAAGAGTCCAGCACTGAAATTTGGTGAATGTGATTCCAAGTTCGGGTCTCTTCATCAAAGCCAAATGGACAGAGTCGGCACTATCTAAAATATCCACTTCGATTACTTCATCGAATATATTACTAAGGACGGCCCTGTAATAACAAACCAGAAGTGCGGCTGTCGATATCTGTCTAAATCTACtgactgataaatatgccccgagCTACACTGTTTTGGGATATCCCAAGTGCCTTTCTAGCTAGGCTGACTcctcaatagggatgggcgaatttttccgccttgtttcgccgcagaaatgacgcccattgacttgtatggcaTGGTGCAACAAAAAAcaatgggtgtcggcgacatttcgcctgcGGAAAATTTTTGcagaaacgaaacgggtcaaatttgcccatccctactcctcaTGTCATAGTATATAGATGACCGGGAGACAGTTTACACGGCTCATTTATTGGAATTAACTGTATTAAGTCACTCTGAATTTGCCTGCAGAAGAAACATGTATCCTATAAATGAACATgcttgtaatacaggtatgggacctgttatccagaatgctcaggacctggggttttctggataactattctttccatcatttggatcttcataccttaagtctactagatgtaaacattaaataaacccaataggctgattttgcttccaataaggattaattatatcttagttgggatcaaatacaaggtactgttttattattacagagaaaaagggaatcctttgggcaattttaattatttggataaaatagtctgtgggagacaacctttctaaaattctgagctttctgtataacgagtttccggctaatggatcccatacctgtacaagaagcATAAGGATACCAAGGGTTATTTGCAGAACACTTCATATGTATGGGCATCTGCACACATACCAGAGCTTTTCTCCAGCCAAGGTAAGCAGGCTAAAAAAAAGGGCAAACCCAGAACAagaacatggtacaggtatgggacctgttatccagaatgtttgggacctggggctttccagataacgggtctttccgtaatttgatcttcataccttaaaggggtggttcacctttaaagtaacttttattatgttatggaacgaacaattctaagcaactttttcattggttttcattatttatttttttatagttttatagtaatttgcgtttttcttctgattctttgcagctttcaaatgggcgtcgctctccccttctaaaaaaaacaaatgctctgtaaggctacaaatgtatttttattgctactttttattgctgagccttctattcagaccctgtcctactcatattccagtctcttattcaaatcaatacatggttgctagggtaatttgggccctagttaccagattgcttaaaatgcaaattgaagagctgctgaataaaaagctaaataactcaaaaaccttcaataataaaaaattaaaacaaattgcaaaatatctcagaatatcactctctacatcatactaaaagttatctcaaaggtgaaccacccctttaagtctactagaaaatcatgaaaacattaaataagtgcAATGGgctaattaaatcttagtttggatcaagaacaaggtaatcttttattattacagagaaaaaataaaaatatggattatttggataaaattgagtctacggaacttccggataacggatcccatacctgtaataactttACACTGCACATAGCCGATGTACTGGGGAAAGTGGTACAGCAGCCCTATGTAATGCAACATCATTTTCAGGAGCAAGACATTTTTGTTATATCAGCCTGTCATGTTTCAAAGCTATACCAACATTAGaggtttctttaataaatacattatattaatttAAAGATGTCACTTTGGCTTTAAATTAAAAGTAACACcagaatataatgcactgttgcccctCGCTGGTAATtgctgatctatttgcttcagaaacgctactacagtttatataaacaagctactgtgtagcaatgaagGTAATTAAAATAGGGTGAAacagcacaggttaaatagcagaacATAGATAAGCTCTTTAAAACACCATTACAGTCTACAGAGCTTATTATGAGCGTTTTTTCCTTCAAATTGCTTCGCCCAAAGTTACATAGCAGCTTATTCATTTATTACTAAATAACTacactagtgtttctgaagcaaacgcacccgttttaccagtgcagggcaagagtacataatattttttataggtaaatgttattgctatgtaaaaaacaaacaaaataaaacaaacccaTATGCATTACATAGAGTCACGTATAATATACACATTCAGTAGTGAAACACTAAAagccatggggggggggattaattGGACACACCAAGCAGTAGTCTTTGTGCTCTAATCTTTAGgtccagtacattatatttaaattacactttaattttttggtgtaactgttcctttaaactggttTATATCAGTAGTGAGTGCTTCAGTGCTCACTCACCATCTATTTTAAGACTCTCAGATTAAATAGCCTGATAACTGGTGCTTATAAATGACACAAGAGGAAGCCTGTCTGTTGTATGAACGGGACAACCTACACATCTTTGTGAGGTGACCATCAAACGAACCCCAAAAGAACACATTAGTAGTACAACGAATGGCTTACCTCATACGGCCGGTGACCTGTGATGTAATCATTACTACCAGTTGTCTAGTTGTTTTGTGATTCCGTAGAGATTTCCCCAGGACCAGGGCTCCTTGACAGTATATGTCATTTGTCCCCAGGGTGACAAACGCTTGGTctgtaactgaaaaataaataggaTTCATTTAAATAGGAAATACCCCAGTAACTGTATCACAATGGCATACGACCCATGGAAAGTTGTATGCCATATTAATACAGATAAGGGTTATTTGCATTGAGAAACCTTAGAGGGGCCGGCACCACACTTCTGCATCTTCtgatctatgggatttttttttttttaataaggttaCAGTGATTATTGGTGCAAACGTTAGAAGCACCAATTTAAATGGTGCACAGTTTTTGCATGCTGTAATTGGGCTTTATCTGTGATGTGTGTGGTGGATGAAGGCTACACTGGTTCCATGTGGTATTCAAAACATGACCTGTAGTTTATTCAGTAGTAGCTTAACATTCTATATTACTGTTTCTGAAACTCCTACACACCCTATCACAGCACAGCATAGCCCTGCAGTATTAGAAAGTCAGCtcactctttaaagggatactgtcatggggaaaaatgtttttttcaaaacacatcagttaataatagtgctgctccagcagaattctgcactgaaatcctattgagaacagcactcaatagtaaaatccaagtcctactgcgacacattcagttacattgagtaggagaaacaacagcctgccagaaagcagttccatcctgaagtgctggctctttctgaaagcacatgaccaggcaaaatgacctgagatggcgcctacacaccaatattacaactaaaaaaaatacacttgttggttcaggaatgaaatgttatattatagagtgaattatttgtagggatgcaccgaatccactattttggattcggccgaacccccgaattctttgtgagagattaggccgaataccgaaccctaatttgcatatgcaaatgaggggtgggaaggggaaaaacatttttacttccttattttgtgacaaaaagtaacgcgacttccctccccacccctaatttgcatatgcaaattaggatttgcccaggcagaaggattcggccgaatcccaatcctgctgaaaaaggccgaattccgaaccgaatcctggatttggtgcatccctaattattttcagtgtaaactgtttaatttagaaataaaaactgcatcataaaaatcatgacagaatccctttaagcaaccaCTTCCAGGCTAATAAAGTTCTCAGCACATATCGATTTTGCAAGGTGGACGACATTTGTGCCAAATGGACGGTCCCCTTGATGGGAATCTGGCAATAACTCCCAGTGTTATCACAAAGCCAAACAACTACCAAGGCATAAGCAAAATGCTTTATTGCAAAACACAAGAGAATGTGTGCCAGTTATTTGTACAGTAGGATAAAAGGGGTCAGTGAACCTTCTTGTTTGTAGGAAGCATCGCTTCACTTTCATCACAGAGAGGAACATGGCAGCAGCCGACATAAGCCGCCTTGCTGTCTATGAACAGGGTGCCTGGCTATTTGATATACTGTAGCATGTGGGCAGCGCCAATGGAATCTCTGCCAATGTGGGTGGAAGATTTGGTTTCATATGTATTCTAAGTATCTTGGAATGGCCGCTTGCTGTAGTGTTGCACAGTGAAGGTTAGAGCTGCTCATGTGATTGTAGCTAAGTCACTCTTTCTGACTCCTGAATTCTCtttatcattatacaggtatgagaccatttatccagaatgctcgagacatggggttttccagaaaatggatctttccctaatttgaacctccatgccttaagtctactataaagtaatttaaacatgaaataaacctaataggattgttttgcctccaataaggtttgactatatcttagttgggatcaaatacaagctactgttttattattacagagaaaatcatttttaaaaaggggtggttcgcctttaagttaacttttactatgttacagaatggccagttctaggaaccttttcagttggtcttctttatttatttatttttatatagttttttgagttgacttcttcttcttctgactctttccagctctgaaatgggagtcactgaccccatctaaaaaaacaaacactctgtaaggctccacatttattgttattgctacttgttatcattcatctttctattcatattcaagtctcttcttcaaatcattgcatggttgctagggtaatcggGACCGTGGtaaccagcttgctgaaattgtaaactggagagctgctgaataaaaagctaaatagctcaaaaaacaaatttaatagAACAAtggaaactaattgcaaattgtttcagaatatcccctttaaaggggtggttcacctttaaggtaacttttattatgttatagaacgaccaattctaagcaacttttcaatagtttaaaatttcattatttattttttatagttatttgcctttttcttctgactcttttcagctttcaaatgggtgtcgctgactcccttctaataaacaaatgctacaaggctacaaatgttttgttattgttactttttattactgatccttctatccaggcctcacttattcatatcccagtctctttattcaaatccatgcatggttgctggggtaatttggaccctagttaccagattgcgtAAGAtgcaactgaagagctgctgaataaaaagctaaataactcaaaaaccccaaatcataaaaaaatgaaaaccaattgcaaattgtctcagaatatcactctctaaatcatagtaaaagttatctcaaaggtgatgACAACTGAGGCTATAgaatatggccttcccataatttggagctttgtggataatgggtttccggataatagatcctatacctatgtATCACTACTCAACAGTAGAAAgttggcaaaaaaaatgcaattacagTATGCCTTTCCCTTTTCTTATCTTTCTAGGGTTTAAACTATGGCAGGTGACTTTAAACCCATCATCCTACTGGATGCAAATTTCTTTGGTGCACCTACAAAGTCACTGCTGTGTTTGATAATGAGTAAACAGCGGCCTCAGATTTAGATACAAGTGCCAGGATTCGGAGGTGCGTAGGGTACGAGTGGCACTTGGCAGACGCTGCAACTTACCCGGCATTGTGAAAAGTCAGCTGGCGTGAAAATTCCTTCCTTGTGTCTCGGGAGTCATCAATAAGGGAACTGACGGCAACGAGGATCTGAGAAATGAAAAACAGGACAGAAACTGACAGTTTGATGAGAATTCTGCATGATATGACAGCTGAATGAATATTTCTCATCTGGCCCTAACAGATTATTTAAAGGATGTATATCACTTGGCGTGGGACTTTGCAATCACAAGGATACCGTACGTATAGAATTGTGACAGTGACTTATAAGGCCATGTATAACTGTAAGTGTGATTTGTATCGATATCCAGCTACTGGCAGACAGGGAAGGAGTGGGCTGCCATTCAGGTGCTGAAAGAATATAAATTAATGAATAAGAAGGAAGTTGTTTGTGCAAAGCCCTGGCACAGTTGCCCTGCAGTTGCCCCTCCCCCTGCCCTGGAGATGCCCAGCCGCCCCGCACTACATATTCGCTCAGCACTCGATtctactctctctctcacactcacagtgacacacacacactgaattaGTGATAGGGCACTGGCAGGATTCTATGGGTTTGTAGCAGCACACAAGGACCATGCAGAAATCCTGACAGAGAAATAAAAGGCCTTTACATTTCGTCCTCCAGGTGACCTCCCCCGCCGCGGCTATTGGCGCAGGGACACGGGGACACGAGCCGCACTGCAGGATCTCAGCCGGTAGCGCAGTAATCTGTGACGTCTCAGCTCGGAGCTGCCGGAGAGGGAGGAGGGGAGGGACCGAGTCAAAATAGGAGGaagagtgaggaggaggaggaagcctCGGGGCGGAGCTGCACTTTGTAATACATTGCCGAGTACTGCTCTgtttcccactgacttttatgggAACCAGCAGAAGTTTGTTATAGAGCTAGGGCTCCTACCTACTGTGTGCcagtgccacacacacacacacacacacacacccacccccCTCTGCTGTGCTATACACACTGTTCCAGTGCCACAAATACACATCTTCAATGTCATATACAGTGTGCCAGGGCTATACAGTGTGTCTGTGCCATATACATTGTGCCAGGGCCATAAACAGTGTCCCAGTGTCATACACAGTGTGCCAGGGCTGTCCATAGAGATGGACTGCAGCTCACCGTTTAATTGCTTGATTGGTTAtcctgcggggtatcctgtgtcgatcccccaatagagt
Proteins encoded in this region:
- the gyg2.L gene encoding glycogenin 2 L homeolog (The RefSeq protein has 3 substitutions compared to this genomic sequence), with the protein product MPVTDQAFVTLGTNDIYCQGALVLGKSLRNHKTTRQLVVMITSQVSSRMRAVLSNIFDEVIEVDILDSADSVHLALMKRPELGITFTKFQCWTLTRYTKCVYMDADTIVLCNIDELFDRDEFSAAPDSGWPDCFNSGVFVFRPSLETFHKLLQFAEIHGSFDGGDQGLLNSFFSNWATTDISKHLPFIYNLSISSVYTYKPAFLQFGSEAKVVHFLGTPKPWNCKYNPQTRWIVEDESLSGNEHLSYLVLWWEIYISDILPLLTDQEETEGANSQQHQIGRIELLVKNENPVGSQETPVKSPGDTVQLAHSASELSIHESEEEARTEDERRKWEQGHIDYMGKYAFENIQKKLDRLHGKVCL